The following are encoded in a window of Rosa chinensis cultivar Old Blush chromosome 4, RchiOBHm-V2, whole genome shotgun sequence genomic DNA:
- the LOC112200907 gene encoding probable disease resistance protein At5g66900, which yields MVVDVAASAVGLALSLLCKAIEEVIRKCVIDKIVEFNPLLKKINTKLKTVKPGIEEIEKSNLELDRTGELKDFKQVIEDITALVRKLQEVPHWYKKPKYTDKLKELDESLDTQIMLLQVPTASKVSNLSVITSIIEGDTRNIRMQMGNMSVQVGSMSMQMENMGMQIEDLNTNLEMIRDMRQNGLVQNQVKGCWSGVPEPPSFTVGLDLRLDELKKKLLEDGVSMGLVTGHPGSGKTTLAKALCQDKKVKDKFKGIIFVDVSKRPNTEVVQEICEKKGTQILSFQSEEIALDRLQQLLNNTEEDPVLLVLDNVWPGNRTESLLASFRFKESEMSNYKILVTSRYMLPGFDVEYHVEELNDNDAMSLLRNSARLTSSSSIPEDLQRQVVECCKRLPLAIEVVGRSLFGKNIVIWKDRVEAWSSGSSVIKSEKHLLVCLQSSLDALGEENALIKECFMDLASFPQGRRIPASVLIDIWSVLIDMWAADKDSSCVAKLYELTYWRLANLVITRNEKGEVDDYYGEHFVTQHDLLRELAVHQTDEGPVKLRRRLIINIRGNKLPKWWKKQMDQPFEEVLLVSISTDGLFSSKWRDIQLPKAKVLVLNFHTKNYALPEFVKKMEKLKVLIVTNYGFLPAEVSNFTLLGSSSKLKRIRLERISLSSITKNPIVLKRLQKISFFMCNMGQAFSKGSIKFFEAFPDLQEINIDYCSDLVELPADICLLIHLKKLSITNCHKLSALPKMIGELVNLEVLRLRSCTDLSELPSSVRKLKKLKVLDISNCYSIKELPEHIGEMCCLQKLNMRQCSRMQELPESILDLETLTDVICDEETKLFWETYLPSLSNHIQITAVKEEINLDWL from the exons ATGGTTGTAGATGTTGCTGCATCTGCTGTAGGACTAGCATTATCGCTGCTGTGTAAGGCCATTGAGGAAGTTATCAGAAAGTGCGTGATCGACAAGATTGTGGAGTTCAATCCCCTGCTCAAGAAGATCAATACCAAGCTGAAGACAGTGAAGCCAGGGATAGAAGAGATCGAGAAAAGCAATCTAGAATTGGATCGCACAGGTGAATTGAAAGATTTCAAACAAGTAATCGAGGATATCACAGCGCTTGTTCGTAAGTTACAAGAGGTTCCCCATTGGTACAAGAAACCTAAATACACCGACAAACTCAAAGAACTCGATGAATCTCTGGATACACAGATAATGTTACTGCAGGTGCCGACAGCAAGTAAGGTCTCTAACCTTTCGGTTATAACAAGTATTATCGAGGGGGACACCAGAAATATCCGTATGCAAATGGGGAATATGAGTGTGCAAGTGGGGAGTATGAGTATGCAAATGGAGAATATGGGTATGCAAATAGAGGATTTGAATACGAACCTTGAGATGATCAGGGATATGCGACAGAATGGCCTAGTGCAAAATCAAGTTAAAGGTTGTTGGTCTGGAGTACCTGAACCGCCATCATTTACAGTTGGATTGGATTTACGTTTGGATgaattgaagaagaaacttCTTGAGGATGGGGTGTCAATGGGTCTGGTCACTGGTCATCCAGGCTCTGGGAAAACCACTTTGGCAAAAGCTCTTTGTCAAGATAAGAAAGTGAAAG ACAAATTCAAGGGCATCATCTTTGTCGACGTTTCAAAAAGACCCAACACTGAGGTTGTGCAGGAAATATGTGAAAAAAAGGGTACCCAAATACTTTCTTTCCAATCCGAAGAAATTGCACTTGACAGGCTGCAACAACTTCTGAATAACACAGAAGAAGATCCTGTGCTTTTGGTCCTGGATAACGTTTGGCCTGGAAACAGGACAGAATCCCTCCTGGCGAGCTTTAGGTTCAAAGAATCGGAAATGTCAAATTACAAGATTTTGGTGACATCAAGATATATGTTGCCAGGATTTGATGTTGAATACCATGTAGAAGAATTGAATGACAATGATGCAATGAGTCTTCTCCGTAATTCAGCACGCCTCACAAGTTCTTCTTCTATTCCAGAAGATCTTCAGAGACAG GTTGTGGAGTGCTGTAAGAGACTTCCACTGGCTATTGAAGTGGTCGGAAGATCACTTTTCGGCAAGAATATTGTGATCTGGAAAGATAGAGTAGAAGCATGGTCTAGCGGTTCTTCTGTCATTAAGTCTGAAAAACATTTGCTTGTTTGCCTCCAAAGTAGTTTAGATGCCCTGGGTGAAGAAAATGCCCTCATCAAGGAATGTTTCATGGACCTTGCTTCATTTCCTCAAGGCCGAAGGATTCCTGCTTCTGTCCTGATTGATATCTGGAGTGTCCTCATTGATATGTGGGCTGCGGATAAAGATAGTTCATGTGTTGCAAAACTCTACGAGCTCACCTACTGGAGGCTGGCTAATCTTGTAATCACGAG GAATGAGAAGGGGGAGGTGGATGACTACTATGGTGAACACTTCGTTACCCAACATGATCTCCTTAGAGAGCTGGCTGTCCACCAGACAGATGAGGGCCCCGTAAAACTGAGGAGAAGACTGATTATAAACATACGTGGAAACAAACTTCCCAAATGGTGGAAAAAACAGATGGATCAGCCCTTCGAAGAAGTTCTTCTAGTATCTATTTCAACTG ATGGTCTCTTCTCATCAAAATGGCGCGACATACAGCTACCGAAAGCTAAAGTTCTAGTTCTGAATTTCCACACAAAGAACTATGCATTGCCCGAATTTGTGAAGAAAATGGAGAAATTGAAGGTTCTAATAGTCACAAATTATGGGTTCTTACCAGCTGAAGTGAGTAATTTTACATTGCTGGGTTCTTCATCTAAACTAAAGAGGATAAGATTAGAGCGGATTTCTCTTTCTTCCATTACCAAGAACCCCATAGTATTGAAGAGACTACAGAAGATATCTTTCTTCATGTGTAACATGGGGCAAGCTTTTAGCAAAGGTTCCATCAAATTTTTTGAGGCATTCCCAGACCTTCAAGAAATCAACATTGACTATTGCAGTGATTTGGTGGAATTACCTGCTGACATCTGTCTTCTAATCCATCTGAAAAAGCTCAGCATCACCAACTGTCATAAGCTATCTGCCTTGCCTAAAATGATTGGAGAGCTAGTCAATTTAGAAGTTTTGAGGTTAAGGTCCTGCACAGACTTGTCAGAGCTGCCAAGTTCAGTTAGGAAACTCAAAAAACTAAAGGTTCTTGACATATCCAATTGCTACAGCATTAAGGAGTTGCCTGAACACATTGGTGAAATGTGCTGCTTACAAAAGCTCAACATGAGGCAGTGCTCGAGAATGCAAGAGCTGCCTGAATCAATTTTGGATCTTGAAACGTTGACTGATGTGATATGTGATGAAGAGACAAAATTGTTTTGGGAAACTTACTTGCCCAGTCTCAGCAACCACATACAGATAACGGCGGTCAAAGAGGAAATCAACCTAGATTGGCTTTAA